In Deinococcus aquiradiocola, the sequence GTGGCGGTCATGCCTTCAGCATACGGCGCTCCCGGCCTCCTTCCGCCGGAACGCCTATGCGACCCTCCCGTGCGGGGCGGGTCACAGCAGGATCAGGTCGTCGCGGTGCACGACTTCCGGGCCGTAGTCGTAGCCGAGGACGGCCTGCGTGTCGCTGCTGCGCTTCCCGGCGAGGCGCGACAGGTCCTGGCTGCGGTAGCGGGTGAGGCCCCGCCCGAGTTCCGTGCCGTCCGGCGTGAGGAGCCGCACCGTCTGCCCGCGCTCGAAGTCGCCCTCCACGCCGCGCACGCCGACCGCGAGGAGGCTCCCGCCACGCTCGCGCAGCGCCCGGGCCGCCCCGGCGTCCAGCAGCACGCGGCCCGGCGCGATCTCGGCCAGGATCCAGCGTTTGCGCGCCTCGAGCCGCGAACCGTTCGCCAGGAAGCGCGTGCCGATGGCCTCGCCGTCCACGGCGCGCACGAACGCCTCGCGCGCGTCGCCGGGCGCGATCACGACGGGCGTCCCGGCGCGCGTGGCGATCTCGGCCGCCTGGATCTTGGTGTGCATGCCGCCCGTGCCGCGGTGACTGCCCGCCCCGCCCGCGAGGGCCCAGATGTCCGGCGTGATGCGCGTCACCTCCGGGATGAGGGTCGCGTCCGGGTGCGTGCGCGGGTCGGCGGTGTACAGGCCGGGCGCGTCCGTGAGGATCACGAGCAGGTCGGCCTCCACGAGGTTCGCCACGAAGGCGGACAGGGTGTCGTTGTCGCCCACCTTGATCTGCTCGACGGCGACCGCGTCGTTCTCGTTGATGACCGGCAGGACGCCCCGGCTGAGGCAGGCGCTGAGGGTGGTGCGGGCGTTCAGGTAGCGGGTGCGGTCGCGGAAGTCGTCGGCGGTCAGCAGGATCTGCGCGACCTTCACGCCGTACAGTTCGGCGAGCAGGCTGTACGTGTGCATCAGGGCGCTCTGGCCGACGGCGGCCAGGAGTTGCTTCTCGGCGAGCGTGCGTTCGCGCGGCGGGAAGTCCAGCGCTTCCCAACCGGCGAGGACCGCGCCGGACGTCACGAGGACCACCTCGTGACCCTGCGCGCGCAGCGCCGCGATCTGCCGGATGAGGTCCACCATCCTGGGGCGGTGCAGGCGGTCAGAACCGCCGGTGAGTACGGACGTGCCCAGCTTCAGTACGACGCGCATGGCAGGCATGATAGCGGGCCGCCCGGACGCGCCCTGCCGCTCGCCTAGCGCAGCGGGCACGGCCAGCGGCAGGGCGCGTGACAGGTGCGGCGGCGCGGGCCGGGGAATCGCCCTAGACTCCGGTATGCTGCCCGACACCGTGCCCACCGAGATCCGGACCGGACGCCTGCTGCTGCGCGCGCCCGCACCGCAGGACGGCCCGGCCCTGAGTGCCGCCGTGAACGCCTCGCGGCCCGAACTGCGCCGCTGGATGCGCTGGGCGCACGAACCGCTCGACGATGCGGCCG encodes:
- the proB gene encoding glutamate 5-kinase: MRVVLKLGTSVLTGGSDRLHRPRMVDLIRQIAALRAQGHEVVLVTSGAVLAGWEALDFPPRERTLAEKQLLAAVGQSALMHTYSLLAELYGVKVAQILLTADDFRDRTRYLNARTTLSACLSRGVLPVINENDAVAVEQIKVGDNDTLSAFVANLVEADLLVILTDAPGLYTADPRTHPDATLIPEVTRITPDIWALAGGAGSHRGTGGMHTKIQAAEIATRAGTPVVIAPGDAREAFVRAVDGEAIGTRFLANGSRLEARKRWILAEIAPGRVLLDAGAARALRERGGSLLAVGVRGVEGDFERGQTVRLLTPDGTELGRGLTRYRSQDLSRLAGKRSSDTQAVLGYDYGPEVVHRDDLILL